From a single Azospirillum fermentarium genomic region:
- a CDS encoding ATP-binding protein: MTPQDCPGPAGQDRVPPRGLTGWATDMAWRSLASVPFLMVASGIAFILVVNALIGYGIWQNRRDALDAAQHNLEQSARMLDEQVVHAIEAADWLFADIDAMMVMGGEIVNDPRTAASVFRYLRLRREAFPPVADILVAGPDGRVRYSASGNRPVDFDLHDRPYFTVHRDRVDAGLYVGTPLAGWSHAKSPVVPISRRLTLADGGFGGVMVILLSPSALDSAFAAARIKRGGSALLALEAPGGDGQSMVLTNQYAVDALVGASLSDWPALNAALGRAQAGTRVLESVGGIDYLVSFRRTARYPFILVTTQPQSDALADWRRDTAAWSFVGLAMTSAIAVLTWFVVRQHRRREQDQEKLAQASRRIRGILESMMDAVITIDSHGRIETFNRAAEVMFGYREAEAVGQSIDMLIPEPFRLDHGRWLEEYRPGRGSRIIGNDREVMAQRRDGAVFPMNLAVSELVLNQGDADRRLFVGVIRDITIRKQKEAEVLAAKSQAEMANRAKSEFLANMSHELRTPLNAIIGFSEILDSEFFGKLNERQKACAKDIYDSGRHLLDIVNAVLDMSKIEAGRYELTEELFDPSEALTQCLTMVRERAADAKVELLHALNIAHPSIWADRRAFKQVILNLLSNAVKFTPKGGRVTLDALVDEDGCLVVSVSDTGIGIPADFMAHLFEPFRQADNSTSRRYEGTGLGLSISKNFMELHGGTLACASEVGVGTTMTARLPASRVMSGDPRAALAALGMG; encoded by the coding sequence ATGACACCACAGGATTGCCCCGGTCCCGCGGGTCAGGATCGTGTTCCGCCCCGCGGCCTGACGGGGTGGGCGACCGATATGGCCTGGCGGTCGCTGGCGTCGGTTCCCTTCCTGATGGTGGCGTCGGGTATCGCCTTTATCCTGGTCGTCAATGCGCTCATCGGGTACGGCATCTGGCAGAACCGCCGGGATGCGCTGGACGCCGCCCAGCACAATCTGGAGCAGTCGGCCCGCATGCTGGATGAGCAGGTCGTCCACGCGATCGAGGCCGCCGACTGGCTGTTCGCCGACATCGACGCCATGATGGTGATGGGGGGCGAGATCGTGAACGATCCCCGCACCGCGGCCAGCGTCTTCCGGTACCTGCGCCTGCGGCGGGAGGCGTTTCCGCCGGTCGCCGACATTCTGGTGGCTGGGCCGGACGGGCGGGTGCGCTATTCCGCATCCGGCAACCGCCCGGTGGATTTCGACCTCCACGACCGCCCCTATTTCACGGTTCACCGTGACCGGGTGGACGCCGGGCTGTACGTGGGGACTCCCCTGGCCGGATGGTCGCACGCCAAATCGCCGGTCGTGCCCATCAGCCGGCGCCTGACCCTGGCCGACGGCGGCTTCGGCGGGGTGATGGTGATCCTGCTCAGCCCGTCGGCGCTGGATTCCGCCTTTGCCGCCGCGCGCATCAAGCGGGGAGGTTCGGCCCTGCTGGCATTGGAAGCCCCCGGCGGCGACGGCCAAAGCATGGTGCTGACCAACCAGTACGCCGTCGATGCGCTGGTGGGGGCGTCCTTGTCCGACTGGCCGGCACTGAACGCGGCGCTGGGCCGTGCGCAGGCGGGAACACGCGTCTTGGAATCCGTCGGCGGCATCGATTATCTGGTCAGTTTCCGCCGCACCGCCCGTTACCCCTTCATCCTGGTGACCACCCAGCCCCAATCCGACGCCCTGGCCGACTGGCGCCGCGACACGGCGGCGTGGTCGTTCGTCGGGCTGGCCATGACCAGCGCCATTGCCGTGCTGACGTGGTTCGTGGTGCGTCAGCATCGGCGCCGCGAGCAGGATCAGGAGAAGCTGGCCCAGGCGTCCCGGCGCATCCGCGGCATCCTGGAATCCATGATGGATGCGGTGATCACCATCGATTCCCATGGCCGGATCGAGACCTTCAACCGCGCTGCCGAGGTGATGTTCGGCTACCGCGAGGCCGAAGCGGTGGGGCAGAGCATCGACATGCTGATCCCCGAACCCTTCCGTCTGGATCATGGGCGGTGGCTGGAGGAATACCGGCCCGGCCGCGGGTCGCGGATCATCGGCAACGACCGCGAGGTCATGGCCCAGCGCCGCGACGGTGCGGTGTTTCCGATGAATCTGGCGGTCAGCGAACTGGTGCTGAACCAGGGCGACGCCGACCGGCGCCTGTTCGTCGGCGTCATCCGCGACATCACCATCCGCAAGCAGAAGGAGGCGGAGGTGCTGGCCGCCAAGAGCCAGGCGGAAATGGCCAACCGGGCCAAGAGCGAGTTTCTGGCCAACATGAGCCACGAGCTGCGCACGCCGCTGAACGCCATCATCGGTTTTTCCGAAATCCTGGATTCCGAATTCTTCGGCAAGCTGAACGAGCGGCAGAAGGCGTGCGCCAAGGACATCTATGACAGCGGGCGGCATCTGCTGGATATCGTCAACGCCGTGCTCGACATGTCGAAGATCGAGGCCGGGCGCTATGAGCTGACCGAGGAACTGTTTGACCCGTCGGAAGCGCTGACCCAGTGCCTGACCATGGTGCGGGAGCGGGCGGCGGATGCCAAGGTGGAGCTTCTGCACGCGCTGAACATCGCCCATCCGTCGATCTGGGCCGACCGGCGGGCGTTCAAGCAGGTGATCTTGAACCTGCTGTCCAACGCCGTGAAGTTCACGCCCAAGGGCGGGCGGGTGACGCTGGACGCGCTGGTGGACGAGGACGGGTGTCTGGTGGTGTCGGTGAGCGACACCGGCATCGGCATTCCCGCCGATTTCATGGCCCACCTGTTCGAGCCGTTCCGTCAGGCGGACAATTCCACCAGCCGCCGTTACGAAGGCACCGGGCTGGGCCTGTCCATCTCCAAGAATTTCATGGAACTGCACGGCGGCACGCTGGCCTGCGCCAGCGAGGTTGGGGTGGGCACCACCATGACCGCCCGTCTGCCGGCATCCCGCGTGATGTCGGGCGACCCCCGCGCGGCTCTGGCGGCGCTGGGCATGGGGTAG
- a CDS encoding glycosyltransferase family 9 protein, with amino-acid sequence MTAAPPVGIPPVGGARRILVVKLDAAGDFLLSTPFLRGLRAAAPAARIVLAVRDAVADLAAPCPHVDGVVVPSLIDGPGRARLDVRGVTPNGRALFAEGFRGGFDRVIVARYDCDTHGAATLASQVPARVRVGFGEAVTPWKADMNAGFDRALTHVLGPLPGLHEVERLLSLLHAVGGAADGTHTELYLTQGDVDAAAALMAPLGDGPVLAVAPGAASARRVYPAPSLAAVAAALSRRMGAGIAVIGGPEDGEAARVLVHAVPGPVVDLTGRTAVRTAAAVIARAEALLAMDSAPAHMAAACGTPVAVFSCHPDGGDPEHFHAPERFRPWTPRALVLRPPRGRDGCSASCTAADAHCIATIHAADAYDRIAGFLGLG; translated from the coding sequence ATGACCGCTGCTCCCCCTGTGGGCATTCCCCCCGTGGGCGGTGCCCGCCGCATTCTGGTGGTGAAGCTGGACGCGGCGGGGGATTTCCTGCTGTCCACCCCGTTCCTGCGCGGCCTGCGCGCCGCGGCCCCCGCCGCGCGCATCGTGTTGGCGGTGCGGGACGCGGTGGCCGATCTGGCCGCCCCCTGTCCCCATGTGGACGGGGTGGTGGTGCCGTCTCTCATCGACGGGCCGGGGCGCGCGCGGCTGGACGTGCGCGGCGTCACCCCCAACGGGCGGGCGCTGTTCGCCGAGGGCTTCCGCGGCGGGTTCGACCGGGTGATCGTCGCCCGCTACGACTGCGACACCCACGGGGCGGCGACCCTGGCGTCCCAGGTGCCGGCCAGGGTGCGCGTGGGCTTCGGCGAGGCGGTCACCCCATGGAAGGCGGACATGAACGCCGGCTTCGACCGTGCCCTGACCCACGTCCTCGGCCCCCTGCCGGGGCTGCACGAGGTGGAACGGCTCCTCTCTCTGCTGCACGCCGTGGGCGGGGCGGCGGACGGCACCCACACCGAACTCTATCTGACCCAGGGCGACGTGGACGCGGCGGCGGCCCTGATGGCCCCGCTGGGGGATGGGCCGGTTCTGGCGGTGGCTCCCGGTGCGGCCAGTGCCCGCCGGGTCTATCCCGCCCCCTCCTTGGCGGCGGTGGCCGCCGCTCTGTCACGCCGCATGGGGGCCGGCATCGCCGTGATCGGCGGGCCGGAGGACGGGGAGGCGGCGCGGGTGCTGGTCCATGCCGTCCCCGGCCCGGTGGTGGATCTGACCGGGCGCACGGCGGTGCGCACGGCGGCGGCGGTGATCGCGCGGGCCGAGGCGCTGCTGGCCATGGATTCGGCCCCGGCCCACATGGCGGCGGCCTGCGGCACCCCGGTGGCGGTGTTCTCCTGCCATCCCGACGGCGGCGATCCCGAGCATTTCCACGCGCCTGAACGCTTCCGCCCCTGGACCCCGCGGGCGCTGGTGCTGCGCCCGCCGCGGGGGCGGGACGGGTGTTCGGCGTCGTGCACGGCGGCGGACGCTCATTGCATCGCCACCATCCATGCCGCCGATGCCTATGACCGGATCGCCGGTTTCCTTGGGCTTGGCTGA
- a CDS encoding NUDIX hydrolase: MSGGDVRLGLTAVVVAVAGTVPRVVTVRSGFAVPESHRRPDDPPVHRDALPGAPFEADRFRTLQEGLRAVAEGLTGLALRYVEQLYTFGDRHRDPHELFGGARSVVVGYLALVRDGPLAGGAAWTGLYDCFPWEDWRDERPAVIDGVIRPALERWIKAAADDDTRARRAERAGLAFALDDAAAWDMERVLERYELLYEAGLVVESFRDRALERRAAAGEGEASVPAAPAQMPRALGRPMARDGRRILATALERLRGKLKYRPIVYELLPPAFTLFQLQQVVEALSGTRLHKQNFRRLIISGGLVEATGQFESQTGGRPAELYRYRRAAIHERTSARAIPTVEG; encoded by the coding sequence ATGAGCGGCGGTGACGTGCGGCTGGGGTTGACGGCGGTGGTGGTGGCGGTGGCGGGCACGGTCCCCCGCGTGGTCACCGTGCGCAGCGGCTTCGCCGTGCCCGAAAGCCACCGCCGCCCCGACGATCCCCCGGTCCACCGCGACGCGCTGCCCGGTGCCCCGTTCGAAGCGGACCGCTTCCGCACCCTGCAGGAGGGGCTGCGCGCGGTGGCGGAGGGGCTGACCGGGCTGGCGCTGCGCTATGTGGAGCAGCTCTACACCTTCGGCGACCGCCACCGCGACCCGCACGAACTGTTCGGCGGTGCCCGGTCGGTGGTGGTGGGGTATCTGGCGCTGGTGCGCGACGGGCCGCTGGCGGGCGGGGCGGCGTGGACCGGCCTCTACGATTGCTTTCCCTGGGAGGATTGGCGCGATGAACGCCCGGCGGTGATCGACGGCGTGATCCGCCCGGCGCTGGAACGCTGGATCAAGGCCGCCGCCGATGACGACACCCGCGCCCGCCGGGCCGAGCGCGCCGGGCTGGCCTTCGCCCTCGACGATGCCGCGGCGTGGGATATGGAGCGGGTGCTGGAGCGTTACGAACTGCTGTACGAAGCCGGGCTGGTGGTGGAATCCTTCCGCGACCGCGCCCTGGAACGCCGTGCCGCGGCGGGGGAAGGGGAGGCATCCGTCCCCGCGGCCCCCGCCCAGATGCCGCGGGCGCTGGGCCGCCCCATGGCCCGCGACGGGCGCCGCATCCTGGCGACCGCCCTGGAACGGCTGCGCGGCAAGCTGAAGTACCGCCCCATCGTGTACGAGCTGCTGCCCCCCGCCTTCACCCTGTTCCAGCTTCAGCAGGTGGTGGAGGCGCTGAGCGGCACCCGTCTGCACAAGCAGAACTTCCGCCGGCTCATCATTTCCGGCGGGCTGGTGGAGGCGACGGGGCAGTTCGAGAGCCAGACCGGCGGGCGCCCGGCGGAACTCTACCGCTACCGCCGCGCCGCCATCCACGAACGCACCAGCGCGCGGGCGATTCCGACGGTCGAGGGATGA
- a CDS encoding GGDEF domain-containing protein: MDTKQDRKAAILAETLVSLWVETDGEAVEAAIRIAGEAADDIADLFYTVLMQQPDANAFLNHALVHERLRPSLARWIRAMFRDGERATIDAILEQNYQVGLIHARINIPLTLVNAGMRIIKKELSRRILASPLSREMTAQAILFVSELLDTVLDNMHEAYLGDLLGNVRQQQSLKMFMSGQNLALEGERLKSSLFDWLRNTVVAIYTGNGAAIPSIEASDFGLWLNHKAELTFGRVAELDAIRVRTRTIAATLQNTTAMADAAAFVRALNDDVTQMAYLLGAVIDKALEIEGGRDPLTRLLTRRFMPTIFQREVNISLRHGKPFAVLLIDADHFKAINDTHGHQAGDGVLTAMAELLHSNVRAGDFVFRYGGEEFLILLTEMDTASAAVKAERLRTIVEDHVFSLAGQPLRITASIGVALHDGHPDYEHTVRRADAALYEAKRQGRNRVVIAE, translated from the coding sequence ATGGACACCAAACAGGACCGGAAAGCCGCCATTCTCGCCGAAACCCTGGTTTCCCTTTGGGTCGAAACCGATGGGGAGGCGGTGGAGGCGGCCATCCGCATCGCCGGCGAGGCCGCCGACGATATCGCCGATCTGTTCTATACCGTGCTGATGCAGCAGCCGGACGCCAACGCTTTCCTCAATCATGCGCTGGTGCACGAACGTCTGCGGCCATCGCTGGCGCGGTGGATCCGCGCCATGTTCCGTGACGGCGAACGCGCCACCATCGACGCCATCCTGGAGCAGAACTATCAGGTCGGGCTGATCCACGCACGCATCAACATCCCGCTGACCCTGGTCAACGCCGGGATGCGCATCATCAAGAAGGAATTGTCCCGCCGCATCCTGGCCTCCCCCCTCAGCCGGGAGATGACGGCCCAGGCGATCCTGTTCGTCAGCGAGCTGCTGGATACCGTGCTGGACAACATGCACGAGGCGTATCTGGGCGATCTTCTGGGCAACGTCCGCCAGCAGCAGTCGCTGAAGATGTTCATGAGCGGCCAGAATCTGGCGCTGGAGGGGGAACGGCTGAAATCCTCCCTCTTCGACTGGCTGCGCAACACGGTGGTGGCGATCTACACCGGCAACGGCGCCGCCATTCCCTCCATCGAGGCCAGCGACTTCGGCCTGTGGCTGAACCACAAGGCGGAATTGACCTTTGGCCGGGTGGCCGAGCTGGACGCCATCCGCGTACGCACCCGCACCATCGCCGCCACCTTGCAGAACACCACGGCCATGGCGGATGCCGCCGCCTTCGTCCGCGCCCTGAACGACGACGTGACCCAGATGGCCTATCTGCTGGGAGCGGTGATCGACAAGGCACTGGAGATCGAAGGGGGCCGCGACCCGCTGACCCGGCTGCTGACCCGCCGGTTCATGCCCACCATCTTCCAGCGGGAGGTGAACATCAGCCTGCGCCACGGCAAGCCGTTTGCCGTGCTGCTGATCGACGCCGATCATTTCAAGGCCATCAACGACACCCACGGGCATCAGGCCGGCGACGGCGTGCTGACCGCCATGGCCGAGCTGCTGCACAGCAACGTGCGGGCCGGCGATTTCGTCTTCCGCTACGGCGGCGAGGAATTCCTGATCCTGCTGACCGAGATGGACACCGCATCCGCCGCGGTGAAGGCCGAACGGCTGCGCACCATCGTGGAAGACCATGTGTTCTCCCTGGCCGGACAGCCGCTGCGCATCACCGCGTCCATCGGCGTGGCGCTGCACGACGGTCACCCCGACTACGAGCACACGGTGCGCCGCGCCGACGCCGCCCTGTACGAGGCCAAACGCCAGGGCCGCAACCGCGTCGTGATTGCGGAATAA